The DNA region AGAagaatcattttgaaaatgctgcagctttaataaaaaatagaaaaatatggTTTAAGGATACACTGGGCATCATGTACGggtaaagttattttttacaatttgtacAACATTTGGTTTGAGAAGTTGATGTTGGTGAAGATGAGCTTGGTGCAGCAGACGGTGACAGCTGTGGGGTTTGGGCCTGGAAGAGATGATTGGTAGGTGTAAGTTGACAAAAGATGAAGGGTGTTATCCTTTCATAGAAACATATACTCGAAACATGACATGATAAACTTTTTCATGTTATAGCAAAAATAGAGTGACTAGTTTTtaacacacttacacaaacaaGAAGTATGTTCCTTAGAAATCACCATTACCTATCAAAGTGAGGTATTGATAGCTGGAGTATGTATGGTCTTATAGACTGAGGCGCCGttgctgccctctgctgttagcacctggagctgcagctggtaaacactgttagcctGAAGACCATGAACTGACACCAACCGCTGAGACTGAGGATGAAGCAGGGTAAGTTCAGAGACACACACGTACACTCGTCTTGCTTGACATTAACCACAGTATCACCCTACTTTTCCTTTATTGTACAGTATTTAAATGCTCTGTCATGATGATCCTTTTTGTACTACTTTCCATTCTTTTAATGATGGCACTGCCTCTTTTAAGTATAAactaaacagaaagaaaaagcaactTGATACAGAAATACTTATTGACTCATCATCCCTActgaaaagacacacacacacacacacacacacacacacacacacacacacacatatatatcctTCTCATTTTTCTAAGGCATTTTCGTCCTGATGCTGGCAGAACATAATGCTGTCACTTTGaacctgtctctgtgtcttaCCGGTGCGATTGTCTGTGTCTGGGATATAAGTGTGTCATCATGCCCTTCTGTTGCCAAGGTAACTCCTGATCGCAGTGTCCAAGTGAACTGGAACCCCTCCACAGCTGCCGGGtccagtgcatgatgggatatCCTCCAGCGAAGCGTCATGAGCAGTGTGCCATTGACTTGTTGAAAGTCTGCAGTCAGTCGTTCTGGACGCAGTACCACCTTTCTGCCTGCCAGGAGGCGCTCtgagacaaacaaaagacacaaaacatttccttcatttATGACAGAACACTCTTTTAAAGTAGCTAAAATATGATAATAGTTTTTAACATTGTGACAGCTATTTGAAGTGCATATAACGAGCtcattgtgtgcatgtaaaaaaagtatttttcgcAACACACCTGGAATTTAGTAATAATATAAAGTCTTACCCTCATTGTTGCAGGTCAAAGCTTTGCCTCCTCTGACCCTAATGGAGGAACAAGTTGGGGTCGTAACCCAGGCAACAGCCTCTGACCCCTGGTCAGCCTTCATCACCACGGCAACCCGGTACTTACAGGCAAACAGCAGGCCTGTGATGGTGTGATGGGTGCCCTGGAGAGAGAACATCAAGAAAGAGTTTAAACTACACGCAGCTGGTTGTTAAAACTGACTTATTACAAggttccttaaaaaaaacacattacctCTATTTTTGTTTGAGAACCTGTCTTACATAAGCTGCTTGTTAGCtccatgttaaaataaacacgACAGTTTGAAGCAGCACTTGGCAGCTTTGCAGCTTGGCAGCTTCAAATTGTTAGAAATGACCCAACTGTTTGAAAAAGGCTGAACTTCAATGAGAGGAAATCAAGCTCTATGACCTCAGCAAATTGCACAAAGCACTTTGATATTTATCAACCTATCGGGTCTGTGATCATTTCAGATGAGAGGTTGACTCCAGGACAACAGTGGGTAAAGATCAAATGTTGACGAGTCCAGTTTTCTTCTGGTGAATGGGCTATGGGCAGATATCAAGTGCACTGTATGCACTCAATACCAGTTTCCTTTTAAAATTCCCCTCTCTATTGCAGCTTCACTTTGTGATTTGGGTTTAAAATAGCTGCATTTTTAAGATGGTGGtaattcaatttgtttttaaagtagaGTGTGTTTAGCCTATTTATATTTGGTGACGCATTTAATTCTACATGTCACTTTCCCATACAGCACTCATTCAAATCCCTCCCTATATTTCATTCTTTGATATGCAAATAGAGGATAATTCAGCCAGGGATTTGACAGTGTCATGGTAAAAGTGATGTTAGGCAGAGACAAAGCAAGTTGATGGCGGAGAGACAAAGTTACACACAGAGAATCAGAACATTCCAGACTGATCTGAGTTATGGTGATAAAATCTGATCTCTGATACGCACATacagacaaaaagacacaacaagAATGTTCGCATAGAAACAGGACACAATTTCACaaatacagagagacacattaAACCCAGCCGGGGTAGTTATACCTGCACAGttgctgttctctctgttcctgtAACATTAGGACTGCAGGTATGTGGACGCCAACGCAAAATGTATGGACCAGGATGTCTCTGCTTGCCTGTGAagcaaaagaaagacagacagacaatacaTAAGAAGACATGTGTGTTTATCTTGTGTTTATATTCATGAATTCGACTGTTTGAAAACTGAGACAAATATGAGAGGATGAACGCTAATTATAGTTCTACTATTCTCAACATTTCTCTTATACATTAACTCCCTTTTCCATTTCCTGGTAAAAAAGTTTCATATATagtattttgtctttattgtttttgtataatCAGAGTTTTAAAGTTTCATCTGAAGATTAAGATTTTTGCTAAATCTGCATCTCAAGCCTCAGTATATGCAGAAAACATTGCCATGGTCACTGAAAATGAtggattctgattggctggaaggTGTATATTCATTTTTAGTAACCAGAGAGTTTAACAACatgatgcatgtgtttgattgCAGTTCTAAATCAATGTGCCTGTAGGTACAGACTACAACAATGAACGTCAGCCTCAATAACTTTATTAGAGTGTAATAGAAGTAGTTTCTCAATGAGAGCCAGGCTATTTAACCATACATGTGTcacaggaggaaagagaggacttttgaaataacattaactgcaattaatttgttttgcatctttcttttgttttctactgtgttctattttttctttatggTTGTGTAGTTGTTTGGAGTTTCAAAATCAACTCACCCTGGTGAGGCCATTTCCAGAACACCTTGACCTGCAGCTGGTTGTCATGGTAATGAGGGGCAGCGACCTCCAGGCGCAGGTTGCCAGGGGTGACAGGGTCAAGAGGGGATTCAGGGtgaggcagagaagaagagagggggaggtcagaggaagaaggggaggaggatgagagggagggagaggaggaaagagatgatgaagatgaggaagacgGGAGCTCGTTGGAGAAGTCTTCACCTttggtggaggagaagaggagagaataTAATGTTACAATTTTTAACTTTGGCTGATTTGCTGGTATGTCTTCTGCAAtgagggcagtgaaaggaaaaaTAGTTTGAACATCAAGCTCATAAATATCTGACATATTTCTTgcacattttcacaataaacCTTTCATGGGGTCAGAAACTTAAAACCTTGAGTGCAGGAGTGGTTTCCTAACAAATCTAAACTAAGCATTATTTATAGAGTGGCTGTTCTGAATACCTTTAacttgcaaaaaacaaatgatatgaATGAGTGGATGTATTAAACCTGTTATATAACACATGgaatttataaatgtattatattgtgACAGGAATATCATAAACCGGTGACAAGAGTGCAGCTGGTAGCTAACTTTCCTGTTAATTCACTCACTCAGAAACACTAATTGGTTTAATCTGGCCTAACAGACCCGCATGAGGAAAACATGGCAAATACGTGGACTGTGTCAAATATTAATGCTGCTAAATTATAAATGGCAATATGTTCCATATAAAATTGTTGGTATGTGGTTTGATAATTGAGCTGCAGATGGCTGACCGACAGGTCACCTATAAATACCTCGGTTGCCTGGACGACCATTAACATTACCACTTTCCACTGTATATGTGATTTTAAACAGTGCAGCTGCAGGGAGACAAAATATGCTGACACCCAGTAAATCCAGGAGCTCTGAACAAAGTACTTACTAACTAAAATAATTGACTCAATAATGTATGGCTCTGTTAACAAATGGGTGCTGTGGGCTCTACATGGCAAGTTAATGAAATGTTCAAAAATGTGTACTTGAGTGTGTACTTATTTGGGGTAGGGTTGCTAGGAGAGTCCTTAGGTAACTGTATTGTTGAATCACAGTAACACAAACAGTACAGCTCCAGTTTAAACTACTTGGGCAAGAAACCTCAGTGTACTGGGCAAATCTTAGCTGTGCAGTCCCTTGCTGTTAttccaacaaaacaaatctgaaaaaaaaacatgatgttcatCCAAACTGCTGAAAAAGGAAATGGTGAAAATACTGGATTCATGGCATGTAATATCAAGCTACATATattccattacatttttttttatccttaaaCCATGTATAAAAACTCTTTACAACCACAGTTAAgcatattaataattaatagttagacagaaaaataatcaataaatcacattCTATTAAAATTATGAGGAGAAAATGGAATATGGCAGTAAACAGTGTTAGTGTCAAATATACAAAGTATACCATGATGAGGAaagtggtttgtttgtttgtttgtttacctgtatGAGTTATGGTAGTGAAGACAATTTGGGCTCTGGGACTTTTCAGCCTCTTCTGACCCCAGTAGGCCACCGTCtggacagacaggaagtaggaaGAAGCAGGCAGCAAACCCTGCAGCCACAGCTCACACTGTGCCTATAACACATTAAAGTATGGGAACATGGACAGAGAAGTTTTCTTTAGTCTTTGGGAACGGTGGTTCTTGGCTACATTTCAGTCTGTCCTGATTCACTTTCACTTGTCAAATCAAAGACAAATAGCTCAGATGACCTTGTGTTCTTAATTCCAAACACAAACTCAGGATCATCATTTTGGCCAGCACAGTTACTGCCGCCAATTTCATCATCCTCACTGTCATCACAATCCTCATCACCATCATTCTGATGTGTTGTGTGTCAGTCCGCTGGGACTGACAGTCCAGACCTGTTCTGCATTACCCTgctgtttgactgacagctcaTTGACAGCTCATTAACAGGCTCTTAGTCAAtcaggtctgtctgtctgcatggaTTTGAGCTAGTCACAACAAAGAGATGCTTGGATGataacaagtgtgtgtgtgtgtgtgtgtgtgtgtgtgtgtgtgtgtgtgtgtgtgtgtgtgtgtgtgtgtgtgtgtgtgtgtgtgtgtgtgtgtgtgtgtgtgttgtgtgtatgtagTAGGCACACTTAAGACAGAATTAGTTAAAAGCAGTTTCTTGGTGACCTGCAGACGAAATGGGTTGAGTATTTCCATTACGCTAAGATAGACAAAACATATGGCatgtacagctgtgtgtgtgtgtgtgtgtgtgtgtgtgtgtgtgtgtgtgtgtgtgtgtgtgtgtgtgtgtgtgtgtgtgtgtgtgtgtgtgtgtgtgtgcgtgtgcgtgcgtatgtgtgtgtgcgcatatgtgtgtatttgtaaaacagagagagtgagagcagcCTGGATTTCTATTTTAGTGCATAATGTCAGTGGACATTATATGTAAGAGGCTGATGTATGTTTAAAGTATTGATTCAAAAGAGGTTTTTACGATCCTCCAATTTCCCCTTTTACTTCAGGTTTAATATCAAATCCCTTCAGTCCTGCATACATTCCTGACTGACAGGATGTGTGTTTCATACACATCTAGGGAAAGTATCATCATGTGCTAACGGAGAGCAATAAAACATCAGTTCTTTCTATGATATGAAAACTAATTCACACAGAAATGTTATTCCTCTACCTTCCTACCTGTTGTATGGCtgctgtctatgtgtgtgtgtctagatGCAGCTGCAAGTAGGAAACACTAGTAGGGGGGGCCTCATTTAAATTCCAGGCGCCCCAGCCAAGCAGAACAGAGGACCAGACTAGAGATAAATGGCTCCAACAGGCTCAGTCTGGGAACGCCATCACTACTTAGGACAGCTAGGTCCATATGAGCGTGCTTGCATTCAAACCTTCAAActctgatgtttatgtttttaattatgttgtCTCTACTCTTGAAGTGAATGCTCATATTAGTGTTAAAAGAAGGTTTAAAGCTGATGGATCCTCTGCAAAGAGTACTCTTCACAAATTTAAGGAAATAATGCTCAGTCCCTACACAAGCAATCATAACTGTTGCATCAAAGCTGTAATATCTCTGCTGTTTACTGTTATTATGGGTACTTTGGCGCTGCTGACTGGACTTGGTTGCAGCGAGAACATATTACATCACCATCACGCCTATAATCACGATAGTAAAATCCACCCTCTTGACTGTTATACCAGCATTacatataatttaaaaaatacagcaagAAACCCTTTGTATTTCTTAAGGAGTTCTTGGAATTGAGCAACAACAAGACAGCAATGTTtcactctctttgtcttttgctTGTTATCGCATGCACATGTTGTGCTAGCAACTGAAGTTATGAATAATCATCTAAACATCAGTTATATAACCTAACCTCTGCACAGATCTCATGCTTTACTTCTATGATGACTGAACACTCAGTCCCTAATGCCCCTGTGCTGTAATGACTAACATATTGTCAGTACATTCCCAGATGCTTTGACTTTAGTTAAACATGTTATCCAAACGCAGGAAACCCACTTCTCTCTGTTGTCAGTCACTCTACATGGCTAAGTTGTCATGTTATTTCAATGCTGTGAACTCTACCTGCATGTTTTCATAGTAGTCTAACAAAGTTATGTCCCAAGAAGATAATATAATGTCTCTCTGAAGACAATATTGCATTTTCAGGTACACAAGGAACATGTGCACAAATTGTCTGCAACAGAAATGGGAAAGCGTGCCAATCAGTGATTTCAAGGTGAATATGTCAAAACCAGGTCTAAAGTAGtgcacatgtttaaaaaaaaaggtaaatatatcATGTAACATCATAATACTTCTAGAAAACTTgaattatctttaaaaagttCAATTAACTTTGGTGGGATGTAAGTTTCAAGTTTTAAGAATGTGAAATAATATGCACATCATTTTTGGTCATTGTATTAATCCAAATGCTTAACTGAAATGTCTGAGCAGTTCCACTATGCCTCCACCTAATTCTCATTTGTAGGCTTTTTTACTGGCTACAGATGGTTCAGCAGGACAttctttaatttaaagtaatttgtTCCTatagtgtgtgttattttttttatttacttgtgtGATGCTGAACCTCAAACATACAAGTTTCTATTCTTATATTAAATTAGTTATGCACCACCACTGGCATACAGTAGCTGTTTACAGAGCCTGTTCTGTTTGAGCACTACAGAGACCTGTAAAATCAAAACCAGGGGACAACAAGGAATGtatgtgtaggtgtgtttgtgtgtgtgggtgtgtgtgtgtttggtgcagGGGTTTAAAGGCCTTGTAAAATCTCTCAGGTGCAGCTATATATTTCTTgtgcatgctgtgtgtgtgagtgcttttaattatttttttaaggactCATTTGAATTTTATCCTACCaactgatgtttgtgtttgaagagTGGAGACATTTTGCCCAGTATTCACttcaaatggttttttttagggttacAACTTGGTTTTAGGGTTAAAGTAATAGTTTGATATGATGCTTAATATTCACATagttgctttcttgccaagaacTAACTGAGAAGAGCTCTTTTCTTGGACTGCAGTCTTATTGTCACCATAAGGTTGCCAGAAGACCAGTGGAGACAACACAAAGTCAATGATCCTGGCCAAAAAATAGTCCAGTCCAACAAAACCCCCCTTGAAACCACAACATGCCATTTTCACCCTTTAGTTTTTGGACAGATTTAAAAATGAGATATAACGTTTCCACCTGTTTCCAATCTTTAAGATAAGCTTATGGTCTCCTGACTTCATATTTGtcatacagacatgagaatgGTATTCATCTTCTCAACTAACacttggcaagaaagtgaataaacatatttcccagAATGTTGAACTGTTTCTTTAAGGTTAAACTTTGGTTTATGGGCTGTTCGAGCAGGTTTGTGGGTCCCTAGAAGTATAGAAGTagaatatgtgtgtatgtgtctaaGCACTTAGACAATGTGCAAAGAGGTAGCACATTATATTCATGGGATAGTATGTATATCATTAGTCAATGTGGTCGTACATGTTTGTATCTGCTGTGAATAGATtgcagagaaaggagaaaataaagaaattgggataataatacaaaatcaatCATACTTAAATCACTGTATAATCTCGTTTAGTGTGaatatgtttataaaaatgtttccttACCCCTTGAGTCACTCTGCTGTTGCTTTCCTTTTTACCCTGTTCTGGTATGCGTGAGTGTGTAGGTTGTGTGTGCACTTTATTGCgcactgtgtgcatgtgtgtatgcagcgtgtgtgcatgtttgtttgctgtgtgtgcgtgtcgaGACATCCAGGTGACTCTGTAGTTGTGGACTGGCAAGTCTCCCTCTCTGGGGGGCTCCCAGCTTAATAACAAAGCCACCGTGATCCCACTTTCCCCCGACCTGAGGGGAGACAACAACAAGTCATCAAACACCACCACATCATGGATATAAACAAATTTGTGGTAATAAagtagaaagaaagacaaagtcAAGTTTAtaagtaaatgtttttgaacAAGTTACATTGATTGCCAGTAAAATATATGCAATTCTTGTTTGCCAACTGCTTTTAAAGTTTGGCTTCTTATCTTTCATTCGTTCTATGTATGTGCGGACATTTTACCATTATGTCGAACAGAAGCTACAATGTAAGTCCTCACCTcagttattaaatgttttattggaaTATTGCTGCTAATCTAAGATACGGTCTGAACTTTATCTGACCTAGAATAACAGCACACAAATAGAAGACGCTGCAATATATGATTGGAGGAAGGTCAGGGATGAACTGTAATTAGCATGCAGCTACGCCATCAGACAAGCACTGACTAACTACTTGACCGCATTTTATGACTGACTGCCCACAACGGTAGCCTGTATTCCTGAAAGGATGCATAACTACTAATCCAGCAAGGAACATAGCATTCATCTGTCTAATCATATTTCATCCATTGAGATACCTTTCTGTGTGGGTGCCTGGTTGTGAAGCCGTCCAGTCTATAGTTTGGTTGCTAACTCTGACATTTATTGGAGGTTCTGGAGATGAAGGGTCtgcagtgagagagaaaaatgctgTCAGGAGAGAAATGGCAGAAATGatcatcaaaataataatgGGTGTTGGTACTTTTCTCAGCTCTTGGTAATGCCTGTATGTCAGAGCTTCTTTCATGGGGATTTTGGAGGTAGACAGTGGACATTGTTTAGAGAGACTGCGctcaataaatcaaaattaaacTGTAAACATTCCCTGTGAAAATTACACCCTGAACCTGTTTGTCCCAACTGTTTTTAACATCCAATACCAGATCATCTACTGTCCCTGTGGCAAGGAAGGATATATTGAGATTTAGTGAAGACTAATTGGGGTTAAGATCATGATTCCCACAAAGCAGATGCCGTTCACCAGCTTGACTGAATTGTCCAATAACCCGATGCTCAATTTGTTGCAGCACAGCAAAATAGAGAAGCCATTCTGGGGGCAAAAGCAGaatttcctctttctcttaGTCTCAGTCAAGTCTACAAAGCCAATTAGATTTACAGCATCAAAGGTGAGCGATACTGGAGAAGCCTGAAGCTGCAAATTTTCAGTAGCTACCACAACCAAAACCAAAGGCAACCTCCACTAGTCACAGTTTGCCTCCAAGATTAAATCCTGAGGTTTCTGCGCTTTCAACACTGGCTCTGTATCTCATTAGAGACTCAAACCCCAATcctgtatttaattaaaacaacaaaatgtatctGATTAGAACTACATTCCCAATGGCAGGCCTCCCACAGGCTTCGGGCTGTTCTCGGCTGACCCAGATGCAGAGATCAAAGTTAGGGCAGCGTAGTAGGTCTGCAAGACCtggcctgtttgtgtgtgtgtggcttgtCTTTGAAATAAGCAGGGTGTATCTCAATGCCAGCAGTAGATCAGAACCAAAACACACCAAGGCccttttcactgtgtgtttcttcttcaaTCAGTGACTTTCAGTCCATTGTTTCATAAGATGAAGACATCAAGATGAGTTTTCTGAAGCAGACATTCCCTCGTAATTACTGCTGGCAAGTACTGTGCAACCCTTATATCTGAACAAACAGGAAAGGGATTTGGAATTCTGATTCTCTCTCTGGTTCGCATCAGGTCACAGTGGAGGAACTCCAACCATCCTGACATCTGCAAGCTTCCTGATTTGGACCCCTGACATCCAGCCCCTGACTAATCAGACCAATGAACTGGAAACACAAGACTCTGACTCCTTCAAATGTTGAAGTGTGTGTCTTTAACCTTTAACCCTGgccctcaaaacacacacacaagtgaacaaacacacacacacacacacacacacacacacacacacacacacacacacacacacacacacacacacacacacacacacacacacacacacacacgctgtgtCTTAGAGCATTAACTAAATATTTTGGTATATACGCTTTCTTGCTTTCTTCAAAGTTAGATAAGCAGATCGAAACAATGCTAATATCTGTATGTTGTATCTATAGCcaacagccagttagcttagctttgcataaagactggaaacagtgg from Anoplopoma fimbria isolate UVic2021 breed Golden Eagle Sablefish chromosome 8, Afim_UVic_2022, whole genome shotgun sequence includes:
- the anos1b gene encoding anosmin-1b translates to MSVCRSAFVLLCALLAVTGARRSSPEQEDVQEKIGSARCTSRCLTLHMTQLTAAFRHLQSDQVLVWCENHRRCAQCLQPCKELWETRKVLSPKSCEKQTECVTSRDFLTSLRLSRQGDCPAPQRATGFAAACVESCSSDQHCPSPRKCCSNGCGHTCQAPANLYKGVPLKPRREMSFVEDSEGRVKVVWVSKFNVSVEPVVYMLQSRWNIGIHPSEDHASPWTTVAMTLSEDVVLSDLRPQRWYQFRVAAINSHGSRGFTTPSKHYISSKDPSSPEPPINVRVSNQTIDWTASQPGTHTERSGESGITVALLLSWEPPREGDLPVHNYRVTWMSRHAHTANKHAHTLHTHMHTVRNKVHTQPTHSRIPEQGKKESNSRVTQGAQCELWLQGLLPASSYFLSVQTVAYWGQKRLKSPRAQIVFTTITHTGEDFSNELPSSSSSSSLSSSPSLSSSSPSSSDLPLSSSLPHPESPLDPVTPGNLRLEVAAPHYHDNQLQVKVFWKWPHQGKQRHPGPYILRWRPHTCSPNVTGTERTATVQGTHHTITGLLFACKYRVAVVMKADQGSEAVAWVTTPTCSSIRVRGGKALTCNNEERLLAGRKVVLRPERLTADFQQVNGTLLMTLRWRISHHALDPAAVEGFQFTWTLRSGVTLATEGHDDTLISQTQTIAPSQRLVSVHGLQANSVYQLQLQVLTAEGSNGASVYKTIHTPAINTSL